One Setaria viridis chromosome 5, Setaria_viridis_v4.0, whole genome shotgun sequence genomic region harbors:
- the LOC117859352 gene encoding uncharacterized protein: MAPPRRARARAYLHLLLAVVLLPCCCLPRRAAAQSPPAGEARVLLEIKRAWGDPPALAGWNATDAATLCSWPHVGCDAAGRVVNLTLANANVAGPFPDAVGDLTGLTYLDVSSNNITGVFPTTLYRCASLQYLNLSLNYFGGALPANIGSSHAASLTTLDLNGNKFNGTLPASLSELRSLQYLDLSSNSFTGAIPASLSGLGNLQLLGLNDNRFTGTIPAELGELASLQSLYLANNPFDAGQLPASFKNMSNLVSLWASQCNLVGDFPNFVWSLKKLQLLFLYTNSITGDMVIDEFAARSLTKIDVSDNKISGVIPEVFGGLENLTILNLFMNNFSCEVPASIGQLPLLRILRLHTNRLNGTLPPELGKQSPGLYYVEVDYNDFTGGIPEGLCTGGNFHELKAKSNRLNGSIPAGLANCATLGTLSLDNNQLTGDVPEALWTATKLYFVTMQSNQLTGTLPATVHFNISTLRIGNNQFSGNIPAAVAALQVFTAENNRFSGAIPASLGDGMPLLQRLSLSGNQLSGGIPRSVAKLSQLTQMDLSRNQLTGGIPAELGAMPVLSVLDLSSNKLSGNVPQALAKLQLTSLNLSSNQLSGQVPAGLDTAVYDTSFLDNPGLCTAAAGSGYLTGVPSCAGGSQDGASSGGVSHALRTGLLAAGAALLLIAGAFAFFVIRDIKKRRRVAEQDDWKITPFVKDLGFGEAPILRGLTQENIVGRGGSGRVYRVAYTNRLNGRAGAVAVKQIQTAGKLDEKLEREFASEAGILGNLRHNNIVRLLCCLSNAESKLLVYDYMDNGSLDRWLYGDALPAGGRPMARARSARREPLDWPARLRVAVGAAQGLCYMHHECEPPIVHRDVKTSNILLDSEFRAKIADFGLARMLLQAGAPETMSAVAGSFGYMAPECAYTMKVSEKVDVYSFGVVLLELTTGKEANDGGEHGCLADWARHHYQSGGSIPDATDKSIRYDGYSDEIEVVFRLGVLCTADMPSSRPTMNDVLQILVKCSEQTYHKGKTERGPEYEAALLPKRGSRRKQLSNDSGIDIEEKIDFDSIV; this comes from the exons AtggcaccgccgcgccgcgctcgcgcGCGCGCCTACCTCCACCTGCTGCTCGCGGTCGTGCTGCTCCCCTGCTGCTgcctcccgcgccgcgcggccgcgcagTCCCCGCCGGCGGGCGAGGCGCGGGTGCTGCTGGAGATCAAGCGCGCGTGGGGCGACCCGCCCGCGCTCGCGGGGTGGAACGCCACGGACGCGGCCACGCTCTGCAGCTGGCCGCACGTCGGGTGCGACGCGGCCGGCCGCGTCGTGAACCTCACCCTCGCCAACGCCAACGTCGCGGGCCCCTTCCCGGACGCCGTCGGCGACCTCACCGGCCTCACCTACCTCGACGTCTCCAGCAACAACATCACCGGCGTGTTCCCGACCACGCTCTACCGCTGCGCTTCACTTCAGTACCTCAACCTGTCCCTGAACTACTTCGGTGGCGCGCTCCCGGCTAACATCGGCAGCAGCCACGCCGCGAGCCTGACCACACTCGACCTCAACGGCAATAAGTTTAATGGCACCCTCCCGGCGTCGCTCTCCGAGCTACGGAGCCTCCAGTATCTCGATCTGAGCAGCAACAGCTTCACCGGCGCCATCCCGGCATCGCTCTCTGGACTCGGGAACCTCCAGCTTCTCGGGTTGAACGACAACCGCTTCACGGGCACCATCCcggcggagctcggcgagcTCGCGAGCCTTCAGTCGCTGTATCTGGCAAACAACCCTTTCGACGCAGGCCAGCTGCCGGCGTCGTTCAAGAATATGTCCAACCTGGTCAGCCTCTGGGCGTCGCAGTGCAATCTCGTCGGAGACTTCCCCAATTTTGTTTGGAGCCTGAAGAAGCTGCAACTATTGTTTCTATACACAAACAGCATCACCGGCGACATGGTCATTGATGAATTTGCTGCGAGAAGCTTGACAAAAATCGACGTCTCAGACAACAAAATTAGTGGAGTCATCCCGGAAGTGTTTGGGGGATTGGAGAACCTCACAATCTTGAACCTCTTCATGAACAACTTCTCCTGCGAGGTACCAGCCAGCATCGGCCAGTTGCCGTTACTGAGGATATTGAGACTCCACACCAACAGGCTCAACGGCACGCTCCCACCGGAGCTCGGAAAGCAGTCGCCGGGTTTGTATTATGTTGAGGTTGACTACAATGATTTCACCGGCGGGATCCCTGAAGGGCTGTGCACCGGAGGCAACTTCCACGAACTCAAAGCCAAGAGCAACCGATTGAACGGCTCCATCCCGGCAGGCCTTGCCAACTGCGCCACTCTTGGAACCCTGTCGCTGGACAACAACCAACTCACCGGCGACGTACCAGAGGCTCTGTGGACGGCGACGAAGCTTTACTTCGTGACAATGCAGAGTAATCAGCTCACCGGGACTCTTCCGGCCACGGTGCATTTCAACATTTCGACGTTACGCATTGGGAACAACCAATTCAGTGGCAACATTCCGGCTGCAGTAGCTGCTCTCCAGGTGTTCACCGCCGAGAACAACCGGTTTTCTGGTGCGATACCGGCGAGTCTTGGCGACGGCATGCCGCTGCTGCAAAGACTCAGCTTGTCCGGGAACCAACTGTCCGGCGGGATCCCGAGAAGCGTTGCTAAGCTAAGCCAGCTGACGCAAATGGACCTGAGCAGGAATCAGCTCACCGGCGGCATACCGGCAGAGCTCGGCGCCATGCCGGTGTTAAGTGTCCTTGACCTGTCGTCGAACAAGCTCTCCGGCAACGTACCGCAGGCGCTTGCGAAGCTACAACTCACCTCCCTGAACCTGTCCTCGAACCAGCTGAGCGGTCAGGTCCCGGCCGGGTTGGACACAGCGGTCTACGACACCAGCTTCCTCGACAACCCCGGCctctgcaccgccgctgccggatcCGGCTACCTCACCGGCGTACCTTCCTGCGCCGGCGGATCACAAGACGGCGCTTCCTCCGGAGGCGTCTCGCACGCACTCCGCAcgggcctcctcgccgccggcgccgcgctcctcctAATCGCCGGTGCGTTCGCCTTCTTCGTCATCCGCGACATCAAGAAACGGCGGCGCGTCGCGGAGCAAGACGACTGGAAGATCACGCCTTTCGTAAAAGATCTGGGATTCGGTGAGGCACCCATACTCCGGGGGCTGACGCAGGAGAACATCGTCGGCCGCGGGGGATCGGGGCGCGTGTACCGCGTCGCCTACACCAACCGGCTTAACGGCCGAGCCGGCGCGGTGGCCGTGAAGCAAATACAGACCGCCGGGAAGCTCGACGAGAAGCTGGAACGCGAGTTCGCGTCCGAGGCTGGCATCCTCGGCAACCTCCGGCACAACAACATCGTCAGGCTCTTGTGTTGCCTCTCCAACGCCGAGTCCAAGCTCCTCGTGTACGACTACATGGACAACGGCAGCCTGGACAGGTGGCTCTACGGCGACGCCCTCCCCGCCGGTGGGCGCCCCATGGCAAGGGCGCGGTCCGCGCGGCGCGAACCGCTGGATTGGCCGGCGAGGCTCAGGGTGGCCGTCGGCGCCGCGCAGGGGCTGTGTTACATGCACCACGAGTGCGAGCCGCCCATCGTTCACCGGGACGTCAAGACGAGCAACATCCTGCTGGACTCGGAGTTCCGGGCCAAGATCGCCGATTTCGGGCTGGCCAGGATGCTGCTGCAGGCCGGGGCGCCCGAGACGATGTCCGCCGTTGCCGGATCGTTCGGCTACATGGCTCCTG AGTGCGCTTACACCATGAAGGTGAGCGAGAAGGTTGACGTttacagcttcggcgtcgttCTCCTGGAGCTCACCACCGGAAAGGAGGccaacgacggcggcgagcacggctgcCTGGCGGACTGGGCACGGCACCACTACCAATCAGGAGGGAGCATCCCCGACGCCACAGACAAGAGCATCAGATACGACGGGTACTCTGACGAGATCGAGGTTGTCTTCAGGCTCGGCGTGCTCTGCACCGCCGATATGCCGTCGTCGCGGCCAACCATGAACGACGTGCTGCAGATCTTGGTCAAGTGCAGCGAGCAGACGTACCACAAGGGCAAGACGGAGCGTGGCCCAGAGTATGAGGCGGCTCTGCTACCCAAGCGCGGCAGTCGCCGGAAACAGCTTTCAAACGACTCGGGGATCGACATCGAAGAGAAGATCGACTTCGACAGCATTGTCTGA